A genomic stretch from Mycobacterium cookii includes:
- a CDS encoding AAA family ATPase, with protein sequence MSNKPKDLELEDERTSQKQYTEVLMARARKPSAYQGPRNSTWVGGKLPKKREIRSGELVGRVALIRPDEEILDGEADFYIGETYANINGINVFGWTAPIACTFFRGSDHHYMCDDVAVVRAFSRQNGQIVDFIDEALRADAPEDPFKKRALTIPAPPKPPSLPTLPPAVTDRASRPNTIPEEALDSHPASTSKETGGPTEELPPLRAEGLLRAQMLAPRTKSLAPVLSTLQPDQYSLVTIPAMDSVIIEGQPGTGKTIVASHRAAYLVNEETPPENGLDGDVLLVGPTAGYSRHVRQVVARLTGDTERVKVLSVHELADLIIGGKKSPHGGVSRSYQDVDWRLAKFSRSAIVRLKAAKGVTPTPEQVYEYLRSHSGIVTPEKDWSLYLRQLPPYKKALTQRVHAPLVAFIKWEIARPTELANIEHVIVDEAQDVTPLEWLLLDEINEADAWTVLGDLHQRRSDHTLGDWAQVLEVIAIDPETPIRQMKRGYRSTKPILDFANRLLPRAARKTHALQDVGPDPAIHKVSPKELDSSVVREVKRLTAEYSTGTVAVISPTPSVIETALRTAGWRTSDRGPQLWEKNGREVTVTSHDAARGLEFDAVVVVEPADFPENFSRKGPLYTALTRGNRELSIVHSSPLPNELRRK encoded by the coding sequence ATGAGCAATAAACCTAAGGACCTTGAGCTCGAAGACGAGCGGACCTCTCAGAAGCAGTACACCGAGGTGTTGATGGCACGAGCACGTAAACCGTCTGCATATCAAGGCCCGCGTAACAGCACGTGGGTCGGCGGCAAACTACCGAAGAAGCGTGAGATCCGCAGCGGCGAACTAGTTGGGCGGGTTGCGCTCATCCGTCCAGACGAGGAAATCCTCGACGGCGAGGCCGACTTCTATATCGGCGAAACCTACGCAAATATCAACGGTATCAATGTATTTGGTTGGACAGCACCCATCGCCTGCACTTTCTTTCGTGGTTCAGACCATCACTACATGTGCGATGACGTGGCAGTCGTGCGCGCCTTCAGCCGCCAGAATGGGCAAATCGTCGATTTCATCGACGAGGCCTTGCGGGCTGATGCTCCCGAAGATCCGTTCAAGAAACGCGCGCTCACCATTCCAGCGCCTCCCAAACCGCCCAGCCTCCCCACGCTGCCGCCGGCCGTGACCGATCGCGCATCGCGTCCAAATACGATCCCTGAAGAGGCGCTCGACAGCCATCCGGCGAGCACATCGAAGGAAACCGGCGGGCCCACGGAAGAACTGCCCCCTCTGCGGGCAGAAGGTCTGCTGCGAGCCCAGATGCTGGCGCCGAGAACGAAAAGCCTTGCGCCCGTTCTTTCGACGTTGCAGCCCGACCAATATTCACTCGTCACCATTCCTGCCATGGACAGCGTGATCATCGAAGGCCAGCCCGGCACCGGCAAGACGATAGTTGCTTCGCACCGCGCCGCCTATCTCGTGAACGAAGAAACACCTCCTGAGAACGGACTTGACGGGGACGTGTTACTGGTCGGACCGACGGCCGGTTACTCGCGGCACGTTCGGCAGGTGGTTGCGCGGCTTACCGGCGACACCGAGCGAGTGAAGGTGTTATCGGTGCACGAGCTCGCCGACCTGATCATCGGTGGGAAGAAGTCCCCGCATGGAGGTGTCTCGCGCAGTTATCAAGACGTCGATTGGAGGTTGGCGAAATTCTCCCGTTCTGCGATCGTCAGATTGAAGGCCGCCAAGGGCGTGACGCCGACTCCTGAGCAGGTATACGAGTACTTGCGGTCTCACAGCGGAATAGTCACACCCGAGAAGGACTGGTCGCTCTATCTACGCCAGCTTCCGCCCTACAAGAAGGCGCTGACGCAGCGAGTTCATGCACCACTCGTCGCCTTCATCAAATGGGAGATCGCGAGGCCTACCGAATTGGCCAACATCGAGCACGTCATTGTGGACGAAGCGCAGGACGTGACCCCTTTGGAATGGCTGCTCTTGGACGAGATCAACGAGGCGGACGCCTGGACGGTCCTTGGAGATCTCCACCAGCGCCGTTCCGATCACACGCTGGGCGACTGGGCTCAAGTGCTGGAGGTGATCGCCATCGATCCAGAAACCCCGATTCGGCAGATGAAGCGGGGATATCGTTCGACGAAGCCAATTTTGGACTTCGCCAACCGCCTGCTGCCGCGAGCCGCACGCAAGACGCATGCGCTACAAGACGTAGGGCCCGACCCCGCCATTCACAAGGTGAGCCCGAAAGAACTCGATAGCAGCGTTGTTCGAGAAGTCAAGCGGTTAACGGCCGAGTATTCGACCGGCACCGTGGCCGTCATCTCCCCGACACCGTCGGTGATCGAAACCGCTTTGCGCACAGCAGGATGGCGCACATCTGACCGTGGTCCGCAGCTCTGGGAGAAAAACGGCCGGGAGGTCACCGTCACTTCTCACGACGCCGCGCGAGGCCTGGAGTTCGACGCCGTTGTGGTGGTCGAGCCGGCTGATTTTCCCGAGAACTTCAGCCGAAAAGGCCCGCTGTACACGGCGCTCACCCGAGGGAATCGCGAGCTGTCAATTGTGCACTCCAGTCCGCTTCCAAACGAACTGCGACGTAAGTAG
- a CDS encoding DEAD/DEAH box helicase, producing the protein MTSSTNDPCFGYCPDVNRLDLPLDRARFSCALVLDHPVTDLFDRADECRVLWQADVPLPEGIYWFEGLERPMLFQVASGAPPGGSTIVPLTELDETHPLASALAWAQDLWQQAVEVPKPQFHINEDLVTESGDVDVTVRDRRFLSGQWSYTVVVQGRKQTIIESKLRPRPRIDGPQSWVTGEPTPADRFGATLTRAKLLGKFSNTLFSFRATRTTFRPYQFKPVLKLLQTGKARLLIADEVGLGKTIEAGLIWTELEARREADRVLVVCPSGLLNKWKEEMADRFEFELMELDGNGLKNFAEQHRQNRLPQRRAYISSLERLRNWDGLDDLTEIPPEFDLVIVDEAHAMRNQDTKSYALGTEIAEWADNLVFLTATPINLHQQDLLNLLELLAPEDYGDIRDLELRLEPNRITNSVAAKLLQKGVRGRDLLAELNKLGGTAMGRPLMQRADFKLLTQLLDRDTLTPRDLVDAKRYLADLNTLSTVITRTKKVEVDDRKAKRTEDRQEVFWTETEENFYAEYLAWCGMRAKAMGRPLHFAMQMPLRLASACLPMARRAVLDPVSFGAISDADSGESATRLDPHAGLIAAAHLLPETVDTKFDLLYEVLLGLYEKRKRALLFTHSRPTLAYLQQRLAHEFRVAVMHGGVDREGRRKIMAGFRAGEYDFLLANRVASEGLDFEFCSAVINYDLPWNPMEIEQRIGRIDRIGQQEETIVVVNFVNESTIDEHILARLLDRIEIFESSIGALEPIIAVEATKVLQAGFDFTLSPEQREQRLHEAITAIEEQKAGVQDISDASSALMVSNDVDVAGLEHDLVRTGSYIGQRELALLIDDWARIDGAEGVNFARDVGSIELRGNPAMAARVDELAKSQQRTRNEVSSVTSFLRNELPMQLLLDQELARTSGGTLLTATSPLAMAAAAVPGHRQARFASLQIRTQEEDVVPGIYVAVLATAVSASRAGDEIWGCAVTDQGRNAGEGPVHALLAALAQGGLSDAPLPSLERLDRLAERAANQLDFRHVHEQAKRDSEFSALREAKLISLAAQHERRRAAIENRITTTLSRGRKESSTDLFRSQLRRAEERFARLSGEVSNESQPEIRLEHLAVCVLEIIAGEPE; encoded by the coding sequence ATGACATCAAGTACCAACGATCCCTGCTTCGGATACTGCCCTGACGTCAACCGGCTTGATCTACCACTCGATCGAGCAAGGTTCTCCTGCGCGCTCGTACTCGATCATCCAGTCACGGATCTATTCGATCGCGCAGACGAGTGCCGAGTTCTTTGGCAGGCCGACGTCCCTCTACCCGAAGGAATTTACTGGTTCGAGGGTCTCGAACGACCGATGCTGTTTCAAGTCGCTAGCGGAGCGCCTCCAGGCGGTTCCACAATCGTCCCGCTGACAGAGCTCGACGAAACCCATCCCCTTGCTTCAGCTTTGGCATGGGCCCAGGATTTGTGGCAGCAGGCCGTCGAAGTTCCCAAACCACAGTTTCACATCAACGAGGACCTGGTCACCGAGTCGGGCGACGTCGATGTCACCGTGCGCGACCGAAGATTCCTCAGCGGTCAATGGTCGTACACGGTCGTAGTCCAGGGTCGCAAACAAACCATCATCGAGTCGAAACTGAGGCCACGCCCGCGGATAGACGGTCCGCAGAGCTGGGTGACGGGTGAACCAACACCCGCCGACCGATTCGGCGCCACGCTGACCCGCGCGAAGCTTCTGGGCAAATTCTCCAACACCCTTTTCTCATTTCGGGCAACCAGAACAACCTTCCGCCCCTACCAGTTCAAACCAGTACTCAAACTGCTGCAAACCGGCAAGGCTCGCCTACTCATTGCCGACGAGGTCGGTCTCGGTAAAACGATTGAAGCGGGTCTCATTTGGACGGAACTCGAGGCCCGCCGGGAAGCAGATCGCGTTCTGGTCGTTTGTCCGTCAGGGCTGCTCAACAAGTGGAAGGAGGAAATGGCCGACCGGTTTGAGTTCGAACTCATGGAGCTCGACGGGAACGGACTGAAGAACTTCGCGGAGCAGCATCGCCAGAATCGGCTACCTCAAAGGCGTGCGTATATCTCCAGCCTCGAACGGCTGAGGAACTGGGATGGACTCGATGATCTGACAGAGATCCCGCCCGAGTTCGATCTTGTCATCGTCGACGAAGCCCACGCGATGCGCAACCAGGACACGAAGAGCTACGCGCTGGGGACCGAGATTGCCGAGTGGGCTGACAATCTTGTCTTCCTCACGGCGACACCGATAAACCTTCACCAACAAGACTTGCTGAATCTATTGGAATTGCTCGCACCGGAAGACTACGGGGACATCCGAGATCTCGAGCTCCGACTAGAACCCAACCGAATCACCAACAGTGTTGCGGCCAAGCTCCTCCAGAAAGGTGTAAGGGGTCGCGATCTGCTCGCAGAGCTAAACAAACTCGGCGGCACGGCTATGGGCAGACCGCTCATGCAGCGTGCTGACTTCAAGCTTCTCACCCAACTGCTTGACAGAGACACGTTGACGCCGCGCGACCTCGTCGATGCCAAAAGGTATCTCGCCGACTTGAACACTCTGTCTACCGTGATCACCCGGACCAAGAAGGTCGAGGTCGACGACCGCAAGGCCAAACGTACAGAAGATCGACAGGAAGTCTTCTGGACCGAGACCGAAGAGAACTTCTACGCGGAGTACCTTGCCTGGTGCGGAATGCGCGCAAAGGCCATGGGGCGTCCACTCCACTTCGCAATGCAGATGCCGCTGCGACTTGCCAGCGCGTGCCTGCCAATGGCCCGGCGCGCGGTGCTCGACCCCGTTTCTTTCGGAGCGATCTCCGACGCGGATTCCGGCGAATCGGCGACGAGGCTAGACCCGCATGCCGGCCTGATCGCAGCCGCTCATCTTCTCCCTGAGACCGTCGACACCAAATTCGATCTGCTCTACGAGGTCCTGCTTGGCTTGTACGAGAAGCGAAAGCGCGCATTGCTCTTCACTCATTCCAGACCAACTCTGGCGTATCTGCAGCAGCGGCTAGCGCATGAGTTCCGAGTGGCCGTCATGCATGGGGGCGTGGATCGCGAGGGCCGCCGTAAGATCATGGCTGGCTTCCGCGCCGGCGAATACGACTTCCTTCTCGCCAATCGGGTTGCGAGCGAGGGCCTCGACTTCGAATTTTGTTCTGCAGTGATCAATTACGATCTGCCCTGGAACCCGATGGAGATCGAGCAGCGAATCGGCCGCATAGACCGGATTGGTCAGCAAGAAGAAACCATCGTCGTGGTCAATTTCGTCAACGAAAGCACCATCGACGAACACATACTCGCTCGACTTCTCGACCGCATCGAGATCTTCGAATCCTCGATCGGCGCGCTCGAGCCGATCATCGCGGTCGAAGCGACCAAGGTGTTGCAGGCCGGGTTCGATTTCACATTGAGCCCGGAGCAGCGAGAGCAGCGGCTTCACGAGGCAATCACAGCCATCGAGGAGCAAAAAGCAGGCGTACAGGACATTTCAGATGCGTCGAGTGCATTGATGGTCAGCAACGACGTCGACGTCGCTGGGCTAGAACACGACCTCGTCCGCACCGGTAGCTACATCGGACAGCGTGAGCTGGCGTTGTTGATCGATGACTGGGCGCGAATCGACGGAGCCGAAGGCGTGAACTTCGCACGTGATGTTGGCAGCATCGAACTTCGGGGCAACCCCGCGATGGCCGCGAGAGTTGACGAACTCGCGAAATCGCAGCAAAGAACGCGCAACGAAGTCAGCTCGGTGACGTCCTTTCTGCGCAACGAGCTGCCGATGCAGCTCTTGCTAGACCAAGAGTTGGCACGCACTAGCGGCGGCACCCTCTTGACCGCGACAAGCCCGCTCGCGATGGCCGCGGCAGCTGTTCCTGGTCACCGGCAGGCAAGATTCGCGTCGCTCCAGATCAGAACTCAGGAAGAAGATGTCGTACCGGGCATCTATGTTGCGGTGCTAGCGACGGCTGTGTCTGCCTCTCGTGCGGGAGATGAAATCTGGGGATGCGCGGTGACTGACCAAGGACGCAACGCGGGCGAAGGGCCCGTGCATGCGCTGCTCGCCGCGCTCGCCCAGGGCGGGCTCAGTGATGCGCCCTTGCCGTCACTAGAGCGACTGGATCGACTTGCCGAGCGGGCAGCCAACCAACTTGATTTCCGGCATGTACATGAACAGGCGAAAAGGGACAGCGAGTTCAGTGCGCTAAGGGAAGCAAAGCTGATCAGCCTGGCAGCGCAGCATGAACGGCGAAGGGCTGCCATCGAAAACCGCATTACTACGACCCTCAGCCGCGGTCGGAAAGAAAGTTCCACCGACCTGTTCCGAAGTCAATTACGTAGGGCTGAAGAACGATTCGCAAGACTCAGCGGCGAGGTCTCGAATGAATCGCAACCAGAGATCCGTCTCGAACATCTAGCCGTTTGTGTCCTCGAAATCATCGCTGGAGAGCCAGAATGA
- the recD gene encoding exodeoxyribonuclease V subunit alpha: MTVTDVELAVGTSGLLAAFNEAGVLDVSDVRVADRICFLGKESDERVALAVALLVRGLRGGSVCIELETIASDIGVDDLPCPEPGVWLAVVRDSALLGSVLHLYDDRLLYLDRYWREEKQVCDDLLALHVSKPIGDVPASERLFPAGFEEQREAAEIALAQAVTVLTGGPGTGKTTTVARLLALLAEQAQLAGAPRPRIALAAPTGKAAARLQEAVLLEVAKLGEADRARLGQLQAMTLHRLLGSKPDTASRFRHDRANRLPHDVIVVDETSMVSLTMMARLLEAVRPDSRLILVGDADQLASVEAGAVLADLVEGISARTDMRVATLKTSHRFGESIGLLAEAIRVGDADRALELLHAGGEHIEFIEADDASDALRSVLLPHAVRLREAAQYGADDVALATLDEHRLLCAHRKGPYGVRHWNRQVEQWLSEATGQPAWSEWYPGRPLLVTANDHGLHVYNGDTGVVVARPDGLRAVIAAAGGPLDFATSRLSDVETMHAMTIHKSQGSQADEVTVLMPGEDSRLLTRELFYTAITRAKSKARVVGSAASVRAAIERRAVRATGLRARLRK, translated from the coding sequence GTGACCGTCACCGATGTAGAGCTTGCCGTCGGCACGTCCGGTTTGTTGGCGGCGTTCAACGAGGCTGGCGTGCTGGATGTTTCGGACGTTCGGGTGGCGGATCGAATTTGCTTCCTCGGCAAAGAGTCCGATGAGCGGGTGGCCTTGGCGGTGGCGCTACTGGTGCGCGGACTACGCGGCGGATCGGTCTGCATTGAGTTGGAGACCATCGCATCCGATATCGGCGTCGACGACTTGCCATGCCCCGAGCCGGGGGTGTGGCTCGCAGTGGTGCGGGACAGTGCGCTGCTTGGCAGCGTTCTCCATCTCTACGATGATCGGCTGCTATATCTCGACCGGTACTGGCGCGAGGAAAAGCAGGTCTGCGACGACCTGCTGGCGCTGCACGTATCCAAGCCGATAGGCGACGTGCCCGCCTCGGAGCGGCTCTTCCCCGCCGGATTTGAAGAGCAACGCGAGGCCGCGGAAATTGCTCTGGCGCAAGCGGTCACGGTGCTGACCGGAGGTCCCGGGACCGGAAAGACCACGACGGTTGCGCGGCTACTGGCGCTGTTGGCCGAGCAGGCGCAGCTTGCCGGCGCACCTCGTCCGCGGATCGCTCTTGCAGCGCCGACCGGCAAGGCTGCCGCTCGGTTGCAGGAGGCGGTGTTACTCGAGGTCGCCAAGCTGGGCGAGGCCGACCGGGCGCGGCTCGGTCAGTTGCAGGCGATGACACTGCATCGGCTTCTGGGCAGCAAGCCGGACACGGCGTCGCGGTTCCGTCACGATCGCGCAAACCGGTTGCCGCACGACGTGATTGTGGTCGATGAGACGTCGATGGTGTCGCTGACCATGATGGCACGGTTGCTGGAGGCAGTGCGGCCAGACTCCAGGCTGATCCTGGTCGGCGATGCCGACCAATTGGCGTCAGTGGAAGCCGGCGCTGTGCTGGCCGATCTGGTGGAGGGAATTTCGGCGCGCACCGATATGCGGGTGGCGACACTGAAGACCTCGCACCGCTTCGGCGAGTCGATCGGCCTTCTTGCCGAGGCGATCCGGGTCGGTGACGCTGATCGCGCGTTGGAGTTGTTGCATGCCGGCGGCGAGCACATCGAATTCATCGAGGCCGACGACGCGTCCGATGCCTTGCGCTCAGTACTGCTGCCACACGCGGTGAGGCTTCGCGAAGCGGCGCAGTACGGCGCCGACGATGTCGCGCTGGCGACGCTGGACGAGCATCGGCTGCTGTGCGCGCACCGGAAAGGTCCGTACGGGGTGCGGCACTGGAATCGGCAAGTCGAGCAATGGCTTTCCGAAGCGACCGGCCAGCCAGCGTGGTCGGAGTGGTATCCCGGACGCCCGCTGCTGGTGACTGCGAACGACCACGGGCTGCACGTGTACAACGGCGACACTGGCGTGGTCGTCGCCCGTCCCGACGGCCTTCGGGCCGTCATCGCCGCCGCCGGCGGGCCGCTGGACTTCGCGACCAGTCGGCTCTCCGACGTCGAGACCATGCACGCGATGACGATCCACAAATCTCAGGGCAGCCAGGCCGACGAGGTGACAGTGCTTATGCCAGGGGAAGATTCACGGTTGTTGACGCGGGAGTTGTTCTATACCGCGATTACTCGCGCGAAGTCGAAGGCGCGGGTCGTCGGGTCTGCAGCGTCGGTGCGGGCCGCGATCGAACGCCGGGCGGTTCGGGCAACGGGTCTACGAGCGAGGTTGCGAAAATGA
- the recB gene encoding exodeoxyribonuclease V subunit beta, whose protein sequence is MEPFNLLGPLPAANATTVLQASAGTGKTFALAGLVTRYLAEGKATLDQMLLITFSRSASQELRERVRRQIADAVIAFDDPSTVGENQLVAYLLDAPVDEREARKQRLRDALAGFDAATIATTHQFCQLVLKSLGVAGDTASNVTLLEGLDDLTAEIVADLYLAHFGQQRDDPILEYGPALKLAHEAVGNPAAELRPRDADPGSEAAARVDFAKDVLAELETRKRRLGVLGYDDLLSRLAAALDTNDSPARARMRHRWPIVMVDEFQDTDRVQWEVIDRAFSGHSTVILIGDPKQAIYAFRGGDIVTYLGAAKTADDRKTLATNWRSDSALLERLQVALGGAQLGDADIVVEDVAAHHKGHRLVGAPHNDPFRLRVVARETLGRSGVTHPPIDAIRDHIGADLAADIRALLASGATFGDEPLCARDIAVIVERHKDAEVCFQALSGAGIPVVYPGNTDVFTSAAAEDWLCLLEAFDQPHRPGMVRAAAATVFFGETAETLVAGGDALTDRLAETLRAWAAHARERGVAAVYEAAQLRGMGARVLSWVDGARRMTDLAHVTELLQEVAHQEQLGLPGLRDWLRKQREERSGATERNRRLDSDATAVQVITVYGAKGLQFPVVYLPFAFNRNVQDYDTVVFHDEDVRCLYIGGKNGPGVAAAKQQGRIEEANDVSRLSYVAMTRAQSQVVAWWAPTRDEPTGGLSRLLRGRRPGEAHVPDRCDPPKIADDDVMARLREWEAAGGPVIEMSVIAEAPPVPIKPEPTDLEMRHFHRSIDTGWRRTSYSGLVRVAEAVGVTSEPEVTELDDETGDISLTESASGPLLVSPMADLPRGATFGSLVHAVLENADPSSADFSSELETHARRELNWYSVDVTAADLAAALVPMNDTSLGSLADGLTLRQISLSDRLRELDFEIPLAGGDVRGAVPNVSVSDVGELLRAFLPDDDPFAPYIDRLTSAALGNQSLRGYLSGSIDAVLRLPDQRYLVVDYKTNYLGDNAADYNPARIAEAMLHSDYPLQALMYTVVLHRFLRWRVPTYDPASHLGGVLYLFVRGMSGANTPVTDGQPCGIFSWKPPAALVVALSDLLDEGRQAA, encoded by the coding sequence ATGGAACCTTTCAACCTGCTCGGCCCACTCCCGGCCGCAAACGCGACGACCGTGCTGCAAGCCAGCGCGGGCACAGGAAAGACGTTCGCGCTGGCCGGTCTGGTGACGCGCTACCTCGCCGAGGGTAAGGCGACGTTGGATCAGATGCTGCTGATCACGTTCAGTCGGTCGGCGAGCCAAGAACTCCGCGAGCGGGTTCGCCGCCAGATTGCCGATGCGGTAATCGCTTTCGATGATCCGTCGACGGTCGGCGAAAACCAGCTGGTGGCTTATCTGCTCGACGCCCCCGTCGACGAGCGCGAGGCCCGTAAACAGCGACTGCGCGACGCGCTGGCTGGGTTCGACGCGGCGACCATTGCCACCACTCATCAGTTCTGCCAACTCGTTCTCAAATCGCTTGGTGTTGCGGGCGACACCGCCTCCAACGTCACCCTGCTCGAAGGCCTCGACGACCTCACTGCCGAGATCGTCGCCGATCTGTATCTCGCGCACTTCGGCCAGCAGCGCGACGATCCGATACTGGAGTACGGCCCTGCATTGAAGTTGGCTCACGAGGCCGTCGGCAACCCCGCCGCTGAACTGCGGCCCCGGGACGCGGACCCGGGATCGGAGGCCGCTGCCCGGGTGGATTTCGCGAAAGACGTTCTGGCCGAATTGGAAACCCGCAAGCGCCGGCTCGGCGTCCTCGGTTATGACGACCTGTTGAGCCGACTGGCTGCCGCGCTGGACACCAACGACTCCCCCGCCCGGGCGCGGATGCGCCACCGCTGGCCCATCGTCATGGTCGACGAGTTTCAGGACACGGACCGGGTCCAGTGGGAGGTGATCGATCGCGCGTTCAGCGGGCACTCCACGGTGATCCTGATCGGTGACCCGAAGCAGGCCATCTACGCGTTCCGCGGCGGCGACATCGTCACGTATCTGGGGGCGGCAAAGACGGCCGATGACCGGAAGACGTTGGCCACCAACTGGCGCAGCGACTCGGCTTTACTCGAGCGCCTTCAGGTGGCGCTGGGCGGCGCGCAACTCGGCGATGCCGACATCGTGGTTGAGGATGTTGCAGCCCACCACAAAGGTCATCGGCTCGTGGGTGCGCCCCACAACGATCCGTTCCGGCTGCGTGTCGTCGCGCGAGAGACGCTGGGCCGCAGCGGTGTTACGCATCCCCCTATCGACGCGATACGGGATCACATCGGCGCCGACCTCGCCGCGGACATCCGCGCGCTGCTCGCCAGTGGCGCGACGTTCGGCGATGAGCCGCTGTGTGCCCGTGACATTGCGGTGATTGTCGAGCGGCATAAAGACGCCGAGGTCTGCTTCCAGGCGTTGAGCGGCGCAGGCATTCCGGTGGTCTACCCCGGCAACACGGACGTGTTCACCTCGGCCGCCGCGGAAGACTGGCTCTGCCTGCTGGAAGCGTTCGACCAGCCGCACCGACCCGGGATGGTGCGCGCGGCCGCAGCGACGGTGTTCTTCGGTGAAACCGCGGAAACCCTTGTGGCCGGCGGAGACGCGCTGACCGACCGCCTGGCCGAGACGTTGCGCGCATGGGCGGCGCACGCGAGAGAGCGCGGGGTCGCGGCGGTCTACGAAGCCGCGCAGTTGCGTGGGATGGGCGCACGGGTGCTTTCGTGGGTAGACGGCGCGCGGCGGATGACCGATCTCGCACACGTCACCGAGTTGTTGCAAGAAGTCGCCCATCAGGAACAGTTGGGCTTGCCGGGACTGCGCGACTGGCTGCGCAAACAACGCGAAGAGCGCAGCGGCGCAACGGAACGCAACCGTCGACTGGACAGCGACGCCACCGCCGTGCAGGTGATTACGGTGTATGGAGCCAAGGGTCTGCAGTTTCCCGTTGTGTACCTACCGTTCGCATTCAACCGCAACGTCCAGGATTACGACACAGTGGTCTTCCATGACGAAGATGTGCGCTGCCTGTACATCGGCGGGAAGAACGGCCCCGGCGTCGCGGCCGCAAAACAGCAGGGCCGCATCGAAGAAGCCAACGACGTCAGCCGACTTAGCTACGTCGCGATGACGCGCGCGCAATCCCAGGTGGTGGCATGGTGGGCGCCCACCCGCGACGAGCCCACCGGTGGCTTGTCGCGACTGCTGCGCGGCCGTCGCCCCGGCGAGGCGCACGTGCCCGATCGCTGTGATCCCCCGAAGATCGCCGACGACGATGTAATGGCCCGGTTGCGGGAATGGGAAGCCGCCGGTGGACCGGTCATCGAAATGTCGGTGATCGCAGAAGCCCCGCCGGTCCCGATCAAACCGGAACCGACGGACTTGGAGATGCGCCATTTCCATCGCTCCATCGACACCGGCTGGCGGCGCACCTCGTACTCGGGCCTCGTCCGGGTAGCCGAGGCCGTCGGGGTGACCAGTGAACCAGAGGTCACCGAACTGGATGACGAGACCGGCGATATTTCCTTGACAGAGAGCGCATCTGGACCTTTGCTGGTATCGCCGATGGCGGACCTGCCGCGCGGAGCGACGTTCGGGTCATTGGTGCATGCGGTGCTGGAGAACGCCGATCCTTCGTCGGCAGACTTTTCTTCGGAACTCGAGACTCACGCGCGTCGCGAGTTGAACTGGTATTCGGTTGACGTGACCGCGGCCGACCTGGCTGCGGCGTTGGTGCCGATGAACGACACTTCGTTGGGCTCGTTGGCCGACGGCTTAACGCTGCGGCAGATTAGCCTGTCAGACCGGTTGCGGGAGTTGGACTTCGAGATCCCGCTGGCCGGCGGCGATGTGCGTGGTGCCGTGCCGAATGTGTCGGTGTCCGATGTGGGCGAGCTGTTGCGCGCCTTCTTGCCGGACGACGATCCGTTCGCGCCATATATCGATCGTCTGACGTCGGCCGCGCTGGGCAACCAGTCGCTGCGCGGATACCTCTCTGGCTCCATCGATGCGGTGCTGCGACTGCCCGACCAGCGCTACCTGGTGGTGGACTACAAGACCAACTACCTCGGGGACAATGCCGCCGACTATAACCCCGCGCGGATAGCCGAGGCCATGCTGCATTCCGACTATCCGTTGCAGGCGCTGATGTACACCGTTGTGCTGCATCGCTTTCTGCGATGGAGGGTGCCTACTTACGATCCTGCTTCGCACCTCGGTGGAGTGCTGTATCTGTTCGTCCGGGGAATGAGCGGCGCTAACACACCGGTGACCGACGGACAGCCGTGCGGGATCTTCAGCTGGAAGCCTCCCGCCGCGCTGGTGGTCGCACTCTCGGACCTTCTTGACGAGGGAAGGCAGGCGGCGTGA